A single Thermosynechococcus vestitus BP-1 DNA region contains:
- a CDS encoding AAA family ATPase, with protein MIPRQLVLRNFLSYRQATLPFAGLHLACICGANGAGKSSLLEAIAWALWGQSRASREDDVIYYGEMEAQVTFEFSVQGQTYRVVRLRRREQHTVLELQIQTAVGYTSLTGRSLRATQEKIIQILGLDYATFVNSAYLRQGRADEFMAKRASERKQLLATLLGLDQYETLAEAARDRARDYKAQISVLEQRLQTLANQLAQEPHLRTQQAAVSQQIQQQRQQVQQCQQRLQAQQAAYQIHQLQQRDYEHLQQQRDTLAATIAHLEHQRQTLRQEQAAIADLEARAPLLAAAVSQWQSLKTAEAQLQQCFANYQQLRQERDRHQQSLDQQRQDLLRTLHGLESQQQFLLEQCQQLEKLLKQENQIVAAFEQLQRARAHLQAQEALQQKVFPLLQAKQRLELERQQQEQRLRSRRDELQQLWQHLHQQIERQPALQEAVTLITAQIATLEKQRIYQDHVREKGLERRRFLEQLQTRQREYERQIHQLEQRLELLNQPGAICPLCQRPLDREHYQAVRQRHIAEKEELLNQVWVIREQLAVTEREIQVLRREYLTVGYEISQLTQLFEQRGQLQQQLQSTQELEPQLDRLAREIQQIEGQLRNGHQESLGELQAIEAELARLNYDEKTLAIARGQVEKWRWAEAKEQELRQAQRQYQQIQQHLPNLIAQQEALQRQLNALETTSPLAQTLARIDQQLAALAYDPDRHAQIQAQLAALAADYEAYETLQRGRSRQPQLRQDLEHLEETLQQQQAQLQRITEKLATLEETARAASRLAADLHQQQQHLLKQQQTLEATLAHHGKLSAELEQLHRLRQEYEQGQQTLAHLRHQYRLYCELAQALGKNGIPALLIETVLPHLEAETNHILGRLSNHQLHVQFITQRSRRRSGADTKPIETLDILIADCQGTRPYESYSGGEAFRINFALRLALARLLAQRSGSDVQFLIIDEGFGTQDAQGCERLIAALNAIAPEFHCILAITHVPALKEAFQTRIEVTKVAGASQLSIIT; from the coding sequence ATGATTCCACGTCAACTAGTATTGCGCAACTTCCTCAGCTATCGCCAAGCAACTCTTCCCTTTGCGGGGTTACATCTGGCCTGTATTTGTGGTGCCAATGGGGCGGGCAAGTCCTCGCTCCTTGAGGCGATCGCTTGGGCACTCTGGGGGCAAAGCCGCGCTAGCCGTGAGGATGATGTGATCTACTACGGCGAAATGGAAGCCCAGGTAACCTTTGAGTTTAGCGTCCAAGGGCAGACCTATCGGGTAGTACGGTTGCGGCGACGGGAACAACATACGGTTTTGGAGTTGCAGATTCAGACGGCTGTGGGCTATACCTCGCTAACGGGGCGATCGCTACGAGCAACACAGGAAAAAATCATTCAAATTCTTGGCCTTGACTACGCCACCTTCGTCAACAGCGCCTATTTGCGCCAAGGCCGCGCCGATGAATTTATGGCCAAACGCGCCAGTGAGCGCAAGCAACTGCTGGCCACCCTTCTGGGTTTGGATCAATACGAGACCCTAGCGGAAGCGGCCCGCGATCGCGCCCGTGACTACAAAGCCCAAATCAGTGTTCTGGAACAGCGGCTGCAGACCCTCGCCAATCAATTGGCCCAAGAGCCCCACCTGCGTACCCAACAGGCAGCGGTAAGCCAGCAGATTCAACAGCAACGGCAGCAGGTACAGCAGTGCCAACAACGACTCCAAGCGCAACAGGCCGCCTACCAGATCCATCAACTCCAACAGCGGGACTATGAACACTTGCAACAGCAGCGCGATACCCTTGCGGCAACGATCGCCCATCTGGAGCACCAGCGCCAGACCCTGCGCCAAGAACAGGCCGCTATTGCGGATTTGGAAGCCCGTGCCCCCCTCTTGGCAGCCGCCGTCAGCCAATGGCAGAGCCTGAAAACGGCGGAAGCTCAATTGCAGCAGTGTTTTGCTAACTATCAACAGCTGCGCCAAGAGCGCGATCGCCACCAGCAGAGCCTTGACCAACAGCGCCAAGACCTTCTGCGCACCCTCCATGGGTTGGAGAGCCAGCAGCAATTTCTTCTGGAACAATGCCAGCAGTTGGAAAAGCTCCTCAAGCAAGAAAATCAGATTGTCGCTGCTTTTGAACAGTTACAGCGAGCCCGCGCTCATCTCCAAGCCCAAGAAGCGCTGCAACAAAAAGTCTTTCCCCTCCTGCAAGCCAAACAGCGCCTCGAACTGGAACGGCAACAGCAGGAACAACGCCTCCGCAGCCGGCGCGATGAATTGCAGCAGTTGTGGCAGCATCTCCATCAACAGATAGAGCGGCAACCCGCTCTCCAAGAGGCAGTGACCCTGATTACAGCGCAGATTGCCACCCTTGAAAAACAGCGTATCTATCAAGACCATGTGCGGGAAAAGGGACTGGAGCGCCGCCGCTTCCTCGAACAACTGCAAACTCGCCAGCGGGAGTATGAGCGGCAAATTCATCAACTGGAGCAGCGCTTAGAACTGCTGAATCAACCGGGAGCCATTTGCCCCCTGTGTCAACGTCCCCTCGATCGCGAGCACTACCAGGCTGTCCGGCAACGCCATATCGCCGAAAAAGAGGAACTGCTGAATCAGGTGTGGGTCATCCGCGAGCAACTGGCAGTGACCGAGCGCGAAATTCAAGTTTTACGGCGGGAATATCTAACGGTGGGCTATGAGATCTCGCAACTGACGCAACTGTTTGAGCAGCGGGGGCAACTCCAGCAGCAACTCCAGAGCACCCAAGAGTTAGAACCGCAACTGGATCGCCTAGCCAGGGAAATTCAGCAGATTGAGGGACAGCTCAGGAACGGCCATCAGGAAAGCCTAGGGGAACTGCAAGCGATTGAGGCGGAACTGGCACGCCTCAACTATGACGAGAAAACGCTGGCGATCGCCCGCGGCCAAGTGGAAAAGTGGCGTTGGGCCGAAGCCAAGGAACAGGAACTCCGCCAAGCCCAACGGCAATACCAGCAAATTCAGCAACACCTGCCCAACTTGATCGCCCAACAGGAGGCACTGCAACGGCAGCTCAACGCCCTTGAAACCACTTCCCCCCTCGCCCAGACCTTGGCCAGGATTGACCAGCAATTGGCCGCCTTAGCCTACGATCCAGACCGCCATGCCCAAATTCAGGCCCAACTGGCTGCACTGGCAGCGGACTATGAGGCCTATGAGACCCTGCAACGGGGGCGATCGCGCCAACCCCAACTCCGCCAAGATCTCGAGCACCTAGAGGAAACGCTGCAGCAACAACAGGCCCAACTGCAACGCATCACTGAGAAACTCGCCACCCTTGAAGAAACTGCTCGCGCCGCCAGCCGCCTTGCCGCCGATCTCCATCAACAGCAACAACACCTCCTTAAGCAACAGCAGACCCTCGAGGCCACCCTTGCCCACCATGGCAAACTCAGCGCCGAATTAGAGCAACTCCACCGCCTAAGACAAGAATACGAACAGGGACAGCAAACCCTCGCCCACCTCCGTCATCAATACCGCCTCTACTGCGAGCTAGCCCAAGCCTTAGGCAAAAATGGCATTCCCGCCCTGCTCATTGAAACCGTCTTGCCCCATCTAGAGGCAGAAACCAATCATATCCTGGGTCGCCTCAGCAACCACCAACTCCATGTGCAGTTCATTACCCAGCGCAGCCGCCGTCGCAGTGGAGCCGACACCAAGCCCATTGAAACCCTTGATATTCTCATTGCCGATTGCCAAGGGACTCGTCCCTACGAAAGCTATTCCGGGGGGGAAGCCTTTCGCATCAATTTTGCTTTGCGCTTAGCCTTAGCACGACTATTGGCCCAGCGATCGGGGAGTGATGTCCAGTTTCTCATTATTGATGAGGGGTTCGGTACCCAAGATGCCCAGGGTTGTGAACGGCTGATTGCCGCCTTGAACGCGATCGCCCCCGAATTTCACTGCATTCTCGCCATTACCCACGTTCCTGCCCTCAAGGAAGCCTTTCAAACCCGCATTGAGGTCACCAAAGTAGCCGGAGCCTCCCAACTGAGCATCATCACTTAA
- a CDS encoding vWA domain-containing protein produces the protein MTVELIAKLSDPIVSAGQGAQRQLELTLRAQRQQQRAPLNLCLILDHSGSMAWQPLAMVKQAAASLVDRLLPSDRLSVIAFDHKAKVLVPNQTVWDKEAIKAQIATLEPGGGTAIDEGMKLGLKEIAAGKQGTISQIFLLTDGENEHGDNQRCLELAKLAAEYNITLNALGFGVHWNQDVLEQIADAAGGRLVFIEYAEQAIACFQSLFSHISSVDYTNAHVLLTLSEVAQLGNFKPVHQVAPDTIELTYENPHPHEYVIRVGDVSATIRRTLLITLTTQPLPPGPHPIGFVQVRYDDPVQQSTGLFSERVPLTLTAEPEHLPQVDPEVQPSILILEKYRKTKLAETKLQSGDTAGAATFLQSAAKTALQLGDTEAAKVLEASAQELQQQSTLSASALKRTRIASKTVLSNAPSN, from the coding sequence ATGACAGTTGAACTCATTGCCAAGCTCAGCGATCCCATTGTCAGTGCCGGACAAGGGGCACAGCGCCAACTAGAGCTGACCCTAAGGGCACAGCGGCAACAACAGCGCGCTCCGCTAAATCTCTGCTTGATTTTGGATCACAGTGGGTCAATGGCATGGCAGCCATTGGCAATGGTAAAACAGGCAGCGGCGTCCCTAGTGGATCGGTTATTGCCGAGCGATCGCCTGAGTGTCATTGCCTTTGATCACAAAGCGAAGGTTCTGGTGCCCAACCAGACGGTCTGGGACAAGGAGGCCATTAAAGCCCAGATTGCCACCCTCGAACCGGGGGGTGGAACCGCCATTGATGAAGGGATGAAACTAGGCTTGAAGGAGATTGCCGCGGGCAAGCAGGGTACGATTTCCCAAATCTTTCTGCTCACAGACGGTGAAAATGAACACGGTGACAACCAGCGTTGCCTTGAGTTGGCTAAGCTAGCTGCGGAGTATAACATTACTTTGAATGCCCTAGGATTTGGCGTCCACTGGAACCAAGATGTCCTCGAACAAATTGCCGATGCCGCTGGCGGACGGCTCGTGTTTATTGAATATGCTGAGCAGGCGATCGCCTGTTTTCAATCCCTCTTTAGCCACATCAGCAGTGTGGACTACACCAATGCCCATGTCCTACTCACCTTGAGTGAAGTCGCTCAACTGGGGAACTTCAAACCCGTGCACCAAGTTGCGCCCGACACGATTGAACTCACCTACGAAAACCCCCATCCCCACGAGTATGTGATTCGCGTGGGTGATGTCTCAGCAACCATCAGACGGACACTCCTCATTACCCTAACGACCCAGCCCTTGCCACCGGGACCTCACCCCATTGGCTTTGTCCAAGTCCGCTACGATGACCCAGTGCAACAGTCCACAGGCCTTTTCTCTGAGAGGGTTCCCCTGACGCTCACCGCAGAACCAGAGCACCTGCCCCAAGTCGATCCAGAGGTCCAACCAAGCATTCTCATCCTCGAAAAATACCGCAAAACCAAGCTGGCGGAAACGAAGCTGCAATCGGGGGACACCGCTGGCGCTGCTACCTTTCTTCAAAGTGCGGCCAAAACTGCTCTCCAACTGGGGGATACGGAAGCAGCCAAAGTCCTTGAAGCCTCTGCCCAAGAGCTACAGCAACAATCGACCCTCAGTGCATCTGCCCTGAAGCGCACGCGCATTGCCTCCAAAACAGTCCTGAGCAATGCCCCCTCAAACTAG
- a CDS encoding SAM hydrolase/SAM-dependent halogenase family protein — MAGCITLLTDFGYRDVYGGVMKGVIVSICPQAQVIDLCHEIPPQDCRTASFQLLQAVPYFPPETVHIVVVDPGVGTSRRAIALDLEVGYCIGPDNGVFSQVCDRYPPRRVIELTQPQFWRTASPSLTFHGRDIFAPVAAHLAAGTDFTLLGCAIDPDSLVRLPHLTYEMTPQGVQGWIQAIDHFGNVITTLPGHLLAKGYHQIRIQGQQISLVHTYGDAPPQHLIALVGSHGFIELAVNGGSAHSLLGCQNGDALWLV; from the coding sequence ATGGCTGGCTGCATTACATTGCTGACGGATTTTGGTTACCGGGATGTCTATGGGGGGGTGATGAAGGGGGTCATTGTCAGTATTTGCCCCCAAGCTCAGGTGATTGACCTATGCCATGAAATTCCACCCCAGGATTGCCGCACCGCCAGTTTTCAACTGCTGCAAGCGGTGCCCTATTTTCCCCCTGAAACGGTGCACATCGTGGTGGTGGATCCAGGGGTGGGCACAAGTCGGCGGGCGATCGCCCTCGATTTGGAGGTTGGCTACTGCATTGGTCCAGATAATGGGGTCTTTAGCCAAGTGTGCGATCGCTATCCTCCCCGGCGCGTCATTGAGCTCACCCAACCGCAATTTTGGCGCACCGCCAGTCCCAGTTTGACCTTCCATGGGCGGGACATCTTTGCCCCCGTGGCTGCCCATTTAGCCGCAGGAACGGATTTTACTCTCCTTGGTTGTGCCATTGACCCAGACAGTTTGGTGCGCTTGCCCCATCTCACCTATGAGATGACCCCCCAAGGCGTCCAAGGCTGGATTCAAGCCATTGATCACTTTGGTAATGTGATTACGACGCTCCCTGGGCATTTGTTGGCTAAGGGCTATCACCAGATCCGCATTCAGGGGCAGCAGATTTCCCTCGTCCACACCTATGGCGATGCCCCACCTCAACATCTGATTGCCTTGGTAGGTAGTCATGGGTTTATTGAGCTAGCGGTGAATGGTGGCAGTGCCCACTCCCTCCTAGGCTGCCAGAATGGCGATGCCCTGTGGCTAGTTTGA
- a CDS encoding SDR family oxidoreductase, with amino-acid sequence MTAPVLILGATSDIGRAIAHQFAAQGYPIQLAARQVSRLEPDKADLEIRYGVAVSIHEFDVLAVETHAAFIQQLPEQPAMVICVVGFMPDQKACEQDLSLALEVMRTNYEGPAVILSLFANLFEQRGWGTLVGISSVAGERGRASNYFYGSAKAGFTAFLSGLRHRLAKSGVQVLTVLPGYVKTRMTEGMKLPPQLTAEPKEVAKAIFTAIEKKKDVIYVRPPWRWIMAVIRWIPEPLFKRLSL; translated from the coding sequence ATGACGGCTCCTGTCCTGATTTTGGGGGCCACTTCCGATATTGGGCGGGCGATCGCCCATCAGTTTGCGGCTCAGGGCTATCCAATTCAATTGGCTGCACGGCAGGTGAGCCGCCTAGAGCCAGATAAAGCCGATTTGGAAATACGCTATGGTGTGGCCGTCAGTATCCATGAATTCGATGTCTTGGCCGTGGAGACCCATGCAGCCTTTATCCAGCAACTTCCAGAGCAACCGGCGATGGTGATCTGCGTTGTTGGTTTCATGCCAGACCAAAAAGCATGTGAGCAAGATTTATCCCTTGCCCTTGAAGTGATGCGCACCAATTATGAAGGCCCAGCGGTTATTTTAAGTCTCTTTGCCAATCTGTTTGAGCAGCGGGGCTGGGGGACATTAGTGGGGATTTCCTCTGTAGCCGGGGAACGGGGGCGGGCAAGTAATTACTTCTATGGATCTGCGAAAGCTGGCTTCACAGCATTTTTGTCGGGATTGCGGCATCGCCTTGCCAAATCGGGAGTACAGGTCTTAACGGTTTTGCCCGGCTATGTGAAGACGCGGATGACCGAAGGGATGAAATTGCCCCCCCAACTCACGGCAGAGCCAAAGGAAGTGGCCAAGGCCATCTTCACAGCTATAGAAAAAAAGAAGGACGTCATCTATGTGCGACCCCCTTGGCGCTGGATTATGGCAGTGATTCGTTGGATTCCTGAACCGTTATTTAAGCGACTGTCTCTGTGA
- a CDS encoding RNA-guided endonuclease InsQ/TnpB family protein — protein sequence MQKAFSYRFYPTTEQESLLRRTLGCVRLVYNRALAARTEAWYERKERLDYVQTSALLTKWKKQDDLQFLNEVSSVPLQQALRHLQSAFTNFFAGRAKYPNFKKKRNGGSAEFTKSAFRWKDGKVFLAKCNEPLNIRWSRRLPDGVEPSTVTIRLNPAGQWYISLRFDDPRDLTLQPVDPSVGLDVGMSSLITLSTGEKIANPKHFNRYYKRLRKAQRSLSRKQKGSRNWDKARLKVAKIHQKISDSRKDHLHQLTTRLIRENQTIVIESLAVKNMVKNRQLARSISDAGWGELVRQLEYKAQWYGRTLVKIDRWFPSSKRCGQCGHIVERLPLSVREWDCPKCGAHHDRDINAAGNILAVGHTVTVCGAGVRPDRHTSRGQLRRSRKSQK from the coding sequence ATGCAAAAGGCTTTCAGTTACCGCTTCTACCCAACGACCGAGCAGGAATCCCTGCTTCGGAGAACATTGGGCTGTGTTCGGTTGGTTTATAATCGAGCACTGGCAGCCAGAACAGAAGCCTGGTATGAACGAAAAGAGAGACTTGACTACGTTCAAACCTCTGCCTTGCTTACTAAGTGGAAGAAGCAAGATGACCTCCAGTTTTTGAATGAGGTTAGCTCTGTCCCCTTGCAGCAGGCATTGAGACATCTGCAATCTGCTTTCACTAACTTTTTTGCAGGTCGGGCGAAATATCCCAACTTCAAAAAGAAACGTAATGGCGGTAGCGCAGAATTCACCAAGTCTGCTTTTAGGTGGAAAGACGGAAAAGTATTCTTGGCAAAGTGCAACGAACCGCTGAATATTCGCTGGTCGAGACGGCTTCCAGATGGTGTTGAACCATCCACCGTGACCATCAGGCTTAACCCTGCTGGACAGTGGTACATCAGTCTGAGGTTTGATGACCCCAGAGATTTGACACTGCAGCCCGTCGACCCGTCGGTTGGTTTGGACGTAGGGATGAGCAGTCTCATTACCCTGAGTACAGGGGAAAAGATTGCCAACCCCAAGCACTTTAACCGCTACTACAAACGACTCCGTAAGGCGCAGCGGTCTTTGAGTCGCAAACAAAAAGGCTCTCGCAATTGGGATAAGGCGCGGTTGAAAGTTGCCAAGATTCACCAGAAAATCTCTGATTCCAGAAAAGACCATTTGCACCAGTTGACGACTCGATTGATACGTGAAAACCAAACGATCGTAATCGAGTCGTTGGCTGTGAAAAACATGGTCAAGAACCGTCAGCTTGCTCGATCCATCAGTGATGCTGGATGGGGTGAACTGGTACGGCAATTGGAATACAAGGCCCAGTGGTATGGTCGGACACTGGTGAAGATTGACCGATGGTTTCCCAGTTCTAAACGCTGTGGACAGTGTGGTCACATTGTTGAGCGGTTGCCATTGAGCGTCCGAGAATGGGACTGTCCTAAGTGTGGGGCGCACCATGATCGGGATATAAATGCCGCTGGGAATATTTTGGCCGTGGGACACACGGTTACAGTCTGTGGAGCGGGTGTAAGACCTGATAGGCATACGTCTAGAGGGCAACTGCGAAGAAGCAGAAAGTCTCAAAAGTGA
- a CDS encoding FAD-binding oxidoreductase: MQTCSVYCPRSESEIIQLLNSGLPLIARGNGRAYGDSALNSEATLQMSHFNRLLGFNPQTGQLIAEAGVLLAEILEIFVPRGWFPLITPGTKFVTVGGMIAADVHGKNHHKEGSFVQSLDWLDLLTSGGQIYRCSPSEHRDLFYWTVGGMGLTGVILRAAFRLRPIDTAWIRQTTHIARNLAEAVDLFEAAQEVTYAVAWIDCLAAGSELGRSVVMLGEHATREELPSQYRHSPLRTPRRHQFSIPVDFPNGALNSLTVRAFNQLYFLNSQGKAGQSFVDWETFFYPLDSLLGWNRIYGRRGFVQFQCVLPLSTARAGLSALLHCTSAAGAGSFLGVLKKLGDQQGYFSFPMAGYTLALDFPMSQGTLKVLDQLEEITLEYGGRFYLAKDSHLTPMRLRRSDCRVETFLKVRDAHHWTVHFASEQSRRLHL; the protein is encoded by the coding sequence GTGCAGACCTGTTCTGTTTATTGCCCGCGCTCAGAATCCGAGATTATCCAGCTTCTCAACAGTGGTTTGCCGCTCATTGCCCGTGGAAATGGCCGTGCCTACGGCGATAGCGCCCTCAATAGCGAAGCAACACTGCAAATGAGCCACTTCAATCGCCTATTGGGGTTTAATCCGCAAACCGGTCAATTGATTGCTGAGGCAGGGGTTCTGCTGGCAGAGATTCTAGAGATTTTTGTGCCTCGCGGTTGGTTTCCCTTGATTACCCCTGGTACAAAGTTCGTTACGGTGGGGGGCATGATTGCCGCCGATGTTCATGGAAAAAACCACCACAAGGAGGGCAGTTTTGTTCAGAGTTTAGACTGGCTGGATCTCCTAACGAGCGGGGGGCAAATTTATCGCTGCTCCCCTTCAGAACATCGAGATTTGTTTTACTGGACGGTGGGGGGAATGGGCTTGACGGGGGTGATCCTCAGGGCAGCCTTTCGATTGCGCCCTATTGACACTGCTTGGATTCGCCAAACCACCCATATTGCCAGGAATTTAGCTGAGGCGGTTGATCTCTTTGAGGCTGCGCAGGAGGTGACCTACGCCGTGGCTTGGATTGATTGTTTAGCGGCTGGTTCTGAGTTGGGGCGCTCTGTGGTGATGCTAGGGGAACACGCGACACGGGAAGAGCTGCCAAGCCAATATCGGCACAGCCCATTGCGGACGCCACGACGACACCAGTTCTCGATTCCCGTGGATTTTCCCAATGGTGCCTTGAATTCATTAACTGTGCGTGCCTTTAATCAACTGTATTTCCTCAATAGTCAAGGCAAAGCTGGCCAGTCCTTCGTGGATTGGGAGACTTTTTTCTATCCTCTTGATAGTCTCTTGGGATGGAATCGCATCTATGGGCGGCGTGGTTTTGTCCAGTTCCAATGCGTCTTGCCCCTGAGCACTGCCCGCGCAGGTTTATCGGCGTTACTGCATTGCACGTCAGCCGCAGGAGCGGGGTCATTTCTCGGTGTTTTGAAGAAGTTGGGAGATCAACAGGGGTATTTTTCATTTCCGATGGCGGGTTATACCCTGGCCTTGGACTTTCCAATGTCCCAAGGCACCCTCAAGGTTTTGGATCAACTGGAGGAGATCACCCTAGAGTATGGGGGTCGCTTTTACCTCGCCAAGGATAGCCATCTTACTCCGATGCGCCTGCGCCGGTCCGATTGTCGGGTAGAAACGTTTCTAAAAGTCAGGGATGCCCACCACTGGACGGTGCACTTTGCTTCGGAACAGTCGAGGAGGTTACATCTTTGA
- a CDS encoding GtrA family protein codes for MTLQTLIIRYTAFAVIATFINLFCQSLILIIDNSFPYFVTAVAVGTLVGLVVKYHLDKRWIFFDHKKGVHHYSRQFGLYAAMGIFTTVIFWGFETVFWLIWQSHFMREIGAMIGLAIGYGVKYQLDKRYVFSNDA; via the coding sequence ATGACTTTACAAACCCTAATTATTCGCTACACCGCCTTTGCAGTGATTGCTACATTTATCAATTTATTTTGTCAGAGTTTAATATTAATTATTGATAATAGCTTCCCTTATTTTGTGACTGCAGTAGCAGTGGGTACGCTCGTGGGTTTGGTCGTGAAATACCATCTGGATAAGCGATGGATTTTCTTTGATCATAAAAAGGGCGTGCATCACTATAGCCGTCAATTTGGTCTGTATGCTGCGATGGGAATTTTTACAACCGTCATTTTTTGGGGATTTGAAACCGTATTTTGGTTGATTTGGCAAAGCCATTTCATGCGGGAAATTGGCGCCATGATTGGTTTAGCCATTGGCTACGGGGTCAAATATCAGTTGGATAAACGATATGTCTTCTCCAATGACGCCTAG
- a CDS encoding RNA-guided endonuclease InsQ/TnpB family protein, with translation MQKAFSYRFYPTTEQESLLRRTLGCVRLVYNRALAARTEAWYERKERLDYVQTSALLTQWKKQDDLQFLNEVSCVPLQQALRHLQSAFTNFFAGRAKYPNFKKKRNGGSAEFTKSAFRWKDGKVFLAKCNEPPNILWSRRLPDGVEPSTVTIRLNPAGQWYISLRFDDPRDLTLQPVDPSVGLDVGMSSLITLSTGEKIANPKHFNRYYKRLRKVQRSLSRKQKGSRNWDKARLKVAKIHQKISDSRKDHLHQLTTRLIRENQTIVIESLAVKNMVKNRQLARSISDAGWGELVRQLEYKAQWYGRTLVKIDRWFPSSKRCGQCGHIVERLPLSVREWDCPKCGAHHDRDINAAGNILAVGHTVTVCGAGVRPDRHTSGGQLRRSRKSQK, from the coding sequence ATGCAAAAGGCTTTCAGTTACCGCTTCTACCCAACGACCGAGCAGGAATCCCTGCTTCGGAGAACATTGGGCTGTGTTCGGTTGGTTTATAATCGAGCACTGGCAGCGAGAACAGAAGCCTGGTATGAACGAAAAGAGAGACTTGACTACGTTCAAACCTCTGCCTTGCTTACTCAGTGGAAGAAGCAAGATGACCTTCAGTTTTTGAATGAGGTTAGCTGTGTTCCCTTGCAGCAGGCATTGAGACATCTGCAATCTGCTTTCACTAACTTTTTTGCAGGTCGGGCAAAATATCCCAACTTCAAAAAGAAACGCAATGGCGGTAGCGCAGAATTCACCAAGTCTGCTTTTAGGTGGAAAGACGGAAAAGTATTCTTGGCAAAGTGCAACGAACCGCCGAATATTCTCTGGTCGAGACGGCTTCCAGATGGTGTTGAACCATCCACGGTGACCATCAGGCTTAACCCTGCTGGACAGTGGTACATCAGTCTGAGGTTTGATGACCCCAGAGATTTGACACTGCAGCCCGTCGACCCGTCGGTTGGTTTGGACGTAGGGATGAGCAGTCTCATTACCCTGAGTACAGGGGAAAAGATTGCCAACCCCAAGCACTTTAACCGCTACTACAAACGACTCCGTAAGGTGCAGCGGTCTTTGAGTCGCAAACAAAAAGGCTCTCGCAATTGGGATAAGGCGCGGTTGAAAGTTGCCAAGATTCACCAGAAAATCTCTGATTCCAGAAAAGACCATTTGCACCAGTTGACGACTCGATTGATACGTGAAAACCAAACGATCGTAATCGAGTCGTTGGCTGTGAAAAACATGGTCAAGAACCGTCAGCTTGCTCGATCCATCAGTGATGCTGGATGGGGTGAACTGGTACGGCAATTGGAATACAAGGCCCAGTGGTATGGTCGGACACTGGTGAAGATTGACCGATGGTTTCCCAGTTCTAAACGCTGTGGACAGTGTGGTCACATTGTTGAGCGGTTGCCATTGAGCGTCCGAGAATGGGACTGTCCTAAGTGTGGGGCGCACCATGACCGGGATATAAATGCCGCTGGGAATATTTTGGCCGTGGGACACACGGTTACAGTCTGTGGAGCGGGTGTAAGACCTGATAGACATACGTCTGGAGGGCAACTGCGAAGAAGCAGAAAGTCTCAAAAGTGA